The following are encoded together in the Mesoplodon densirostris isolate mMesDen1 chromosome 2, mMesDen1 primary haplotype, whole genome shotgun sequence genome:
- the PLA2G5 gene encoding phospholipase A2 group V: MKGLLTLAWFLACSVPAVPGSLLELKVMIEKVTRKPALMSYGFYGCYCGWGGQGTPKDGTDWCCWMHDLCYAQLEKKGCNALTQVYRYRVACGLVTCGRGSLCQKQLCTCDQHFVYCLKRNIRSYNPHYQYFPNFLCT; the protein is encoded by the exons ATGAAGGGCCTCCTCACACTGGCTTGGTTCCTGGCTTGTA GTGTGCCTGCTGTGCCAGGGAGCTTGCTAGAGCTGAAGGTGATGATTGAGAAGGTGACTAGGAAGCCTGCCCTGATGAGCTATGGCTTCTATGGCTGTTACTGCGGCTGGGGGGGTCAAGGAACCCCCAAGGACGGCACTGATTG GTGCTGTTGGATGCATGACCTCTGCTACGCGCAGCTGGAGAAAAAAGGCTGCAATGCCTTGACACAGGTGTACAGATACAGAGTTGCATGCGGCCTGGTCACCTGTG GACGTGGGTCCCTCTGTCAGAAGCAGCTCTGCACCTGTGACCAGCATTTCGTCTACTGCCTGAAAAGAAACATAAGGAGCTACAACCCTCATTATCAATACTTTCCCAACTTCCTCTGCACCTAG